Proteins encoded within one genomic window of Zavarzinella sp.:
- a CDS encoding DUF6798 domain-containing protein has protein sequence MRFHTTAYKELFAHGLEMRYYWLLSILLAMIFAWSHTQSPLFYSNQNQYLLHAAGKVPWGHLSQDWLANTRDPTPVFSGGATILWKTVGVWSFQVIYFLALMGYFLLLSHLVRVVFSLKWHFGWACVFILLHAGILRFASDRLIGVDYPWFFHCGLASQYILGPGLQPSVFGVVVLAGIVAYSSGRTLLAVFLVAAANLVHSTYLLAAAMLTAGFILDHLLRRDWKTALKCGGLALLTVSPIVIFNWLKFGPADAELFRQSQAIIAWDRIPHHTLLSRWFDWIAAVQVGWILLAVAFLYRTRLFVPLLTTCILAAVGTLMVLQTHHATLALMFPWRISAVLVPIATAINLGFLFSKIRCAPTWCQGIGIVILLFTTGGAFYLYYNKLAYREPEGENAAMDYVASTATAEDLYLVPARFAKPTTKRGVFSSTFSRGPKRDAIVYFEMARFRLTTGARLFVDFKSIPYYADDIIEWKRRVERCVRWFGQSSWNEELIAEMKQEGITHVVVPTQTPITSSHLELKFEGGTYRVYQLK, from the coding sequence ATGCGGTTTCATACAACGGCATACAAGGAACTATTTGCCCACGGTTTAGAAATGCGCTACTACTGGCTACTTTCCATCCTGCTTGCGATGATCTTTGCCTGGAGTCATACGCAATCACCGTTGTTTTACTCCAATCAGAATCAGTATTTGCTGCATGCTGCGGGTAAGGTACCGTGGGGGCATTTGTCTCAGGATTGGCTGGCAAATACACGCGACCCCACACCCGTTTTTTCCGGTGGTGCCACCATTCTCTGGAAAACGGTGGGCGTCTGGTCATTTCAAGTAATCTATTTTCTGGCACTGATGGGCTATTTTCTGCTTCTTTCCCACCTGGTGCGTGTGGTATTTTCCCTGAAATGGCATTTCGGCTGGGCGTGTGTCTTCATTCTGTTGCATGCTGGAATACTGCGTTTTGCTTCCGATCGGCTGATTGGCGTGGATTATCCCTGGTTTTTCCATTGTGGGCTGGCGAGCCAGTATATTCTGGGGCCAGGTTTACAGCCTTCCGTGTTTGGGGTGGTGGTTCTGGCGGGAATTGTTGCCTACTCCAGTGGCAGAACTTTACTGGCAGTATTTCTGGTGGCTGCAGCCAACTTGGTACATTCCACCTATCTGCTGGCGGCAGCGATGCTGACTGCCGGTTTCATCCTGGATCATCTCTTACGTCGCGACTGGAAAACTGCCCTGAAATGCGGTGGGCTGGCTCTGTTGACCGTGTCTCCGATTGTGATTTTCAACTGGCTGAAATTCGGGCCAGCAGATGCAGAACTGTTTCGGCAGTCGCAGGCAATCATTGCGTGGGATCGAATTCCCCATCATACCTTGTTGTCACGCTGGTTTGACTGGATTGCCGCCGTGCAGGTGGGCTGGATTCTGCTGGCGGTGGCGTTTTTATACCGCACGAGGCTATTTGTTCCTCTGCTGACAACCTGCATTCTTGCAGCCGTGGGCACGCTGATGGTACTGCAGACCCACCACGCCACACTGGCACTGATGTTTCCATGGCGAATTTCTGCAGTATTGGTGCCTATTGCCACAGCAATCAATCTGGGATTTCTTTTTAGTAAGATTCGTTGTGCCCCCACTTGGTGCCAGGGAATTGGTATTGTGATCTTACTGTTCACCACTGGTGGGGCCTTCTACCTGTATTACAACAAACTGGCCTATCGCGAACCGGAAGGGGAAAACGCCGCGATGGATTATGTTGCCAGCACTGCAACTGCCGAAGATCTCTATCTCGTGCCCGCTCGATTTGCCAAGCCCACGACGAAACGCGGGGTATTCTCATCCACCTTTTCCCGTGGGCCCAAACGCGATGCAATCGTCTATTTCGAAATGGCCCGCTTTCGCTTAACCACGGGTGCCCGCCTGTTTGTTGATTTCAAATCGATCCCATATTACGCAGACGATATTATCGAATGGAAACGACGGGTTGAGCGGTGCGTGAGGTGGTTTGGCCAATCGAGCTGGAATGAAGAGCTGATTGCAGAAATGAAACAGGAAGGAATTACCCACGTGGTGGTGCCCACCCAGACACCGATTACCTCATCCCACCTGGAGTTGAAGTTTGAAGGTGGGACCTACCGCGTCTATCAGCTAAAATGA